In the genome of Calothrix sp. PCC 6303, the window TCTGCGAGCATAAAAGAAAAGCGTAGCTCCTTTGTTCGCTCCTAGCGTTCCCGAAGGGTAAGAGGCTATATCGCGTCTCTACATTTTCAGACAACTGTACTTAATTTATTTTTACAGCTTCCACAACCAAGATGTTGTTTGACCGTTAGTTTTCATTTTTTGACGAATGTCTCGAATGTTCCAATTTGTGAGTTGAGCGAGATTTTGTGCTTCTTTTTCAAAGCGTTGTCCAAGGGTGTTTTTGTACTGTTTTCCGGCTTGACATTTCAAATCACCTGTGAAGGGATGTTGCATGACATATCGTCCCTGGAAGGATTCACGGTTTGAAGTTTCTTGGAAAATCAAGTCTTCAGGGAATTTATTACGGCTGTAACGAACATGCAACCTGGTAATAAAGGTATTGTTAGAAGGGGGTCTACGGAAGGATCTGGGGTCGTTGATTTCTGATGGTTGATTGAGCCAAAATGCTCCTGCATCTTGAAGTTCTTCGTTGGTGAGGGGTTCGGCAGAACATGGATCACAGTTGCCCATATCCCAAGCATATTCGAGGAAGGCGACTTTTTTATTTTCTTTGGTGTATGCCGTTTGGAACATGGATTTGTAAAAGTCGGTAAATTCGGCTTTCACAAATAGGGGAATATTTGTGTCAGAGGGAATTTTTACGGTGCGGTAGTTGGTGACTTCGACTTGTCCTTTGGGAGAGAGGATGTATGCGACTAAATCTTGTTCACTGGTGGAGTTAATCATGCCCAAGCGGATGGGTAGCATGAATTTGGGTGATTTGTAGGCAATTTGTAGGGGACGAAGATTTTGATAGCCGGATTCTTCAAATTTATCGAGGTTGACTTTGGCAACAAAGAATTTCATTTGTTGACGGATGTAGGGTTTGAGAAGTGCTTTTGCTCCCCGTGGTATTTTGTAACCATTGCGATTGAGCCAAGTTTCTAAACCTCCCGATTCTTTAGCACTGAGGATGAGGATATCATATTCACCGACATTAAACCGAGATTCAATAGTTACACCCAAAGCGCGATCGCGTTCTCTCCTATTTGCACTTTGATTTACTACTTCTGAAGCTCTACCAATAGGTGAAGGTGGTGCCATTACAGGTATTGGTGTACAAGGATCAGGATCAAAATATTCTACCAGACGAGGGGCGCTGAAGGCATCTAAATGTTCAATAATTTGGGCTTTGGCAACTTTGACTTCTTCTTTTTTCAAAACTGTGGGAACTGGAATCACAATGGCGAAATCTTTGACTTCTCCTTGAAAATCGTTTGCCATCGTCAATACAGTTTGATTCCCATCCCGCGCAATCACCACCTGGGAAGCTTGGTTAAATAGTTTGGCATCTGCTTTGGCAACATAAAACCCGCAAAATGCCCAAGCCGCAGGAGTAAATGCGATGGTGATAATAAATGTAATTAGGAGTGAAGTTATTAACTTGAGGTGTTTCATTAGCTCTTTGATAAATTATGTAGTGTGGAAGTGGGAGAAAGATAAGAAGAGTTATCTGTTTCCCAGTTAAATTGCTTTTCCTGGCAGAAAGTATCAATGATGACTGTCAATGGAGCCAGGGCAAAAAGCGCCCAAAATACTGCACTGGGGATGAAAAAGTAATTTCTGAGAATAAATGTAACTACAGCAATGCAGGTAGCCCAAATTACACGCCCGCGACGACTGTTAGGAATGGAACGGGGATCTGTCACCATAAATAGGGCAAACAGTAGCAAAGAACCACTCATCAATCGGTGAATGCAGACATCCCAAGTCCAACCCAGCCAAATATTGCGGATGGCTTCGAGAGACGCGTAAACCCCCAAAAAGGCTGCTGTGGTGTCCCAACGCCCCACGCGCCGCAAAATTAAGCCACCTGCGCCCAGAAATAGGAGTGCATACCACCACTCATCACCCCACTGTCCAGGAGAAACCCAAGCATCGGAGGTGAAAATTAAGGCTGTGATAATGCCGAAGTTTGCCGGGTTAAAAAAGTGCTTTTTGGTAGATGTCAAAAGAGGCAGGGGAGCAGGGAGCAGGTTTCGACTACGCTCAACCCAAGGGGAGCAGGGGGAATGGAGATTGGACTCCACACCTTTCCCCTCTGCCTTTTCCCTCACCGAAGAGGTAGGGGAGAAAACCCCAGATGATGAGGATATCTCAGACTTCGTGAAGATAAACTTAGATGCGATCGCACTCACGGATGCAAGTACCATTGTCGTCCAATGGTCGGCACGCAACAACAAACTCAATCCCAAGGAGGTAATTAGGGGACTGCGAATGTTGATATTCAAGGGTATATCTGCTTGATAATTAGTTAACCAAGTACAGAAACACTGGGTTAAAATCGAGGATGCGATCGCAATCCCAATGAAACCCGGTTGCAGCGTCCAATCTCGCGTACTAATTCCTAAAATCAGAAACGCAGCCAAAAATAGTATTTGATAGTCCCGTGTATCCTTTAGCAGCATGATTTACCTTGCCGATTCAGGGTTAACCCTGAGATTGCTGTCTCAACAATCTAGACTGAAAAATACTCAATTCATATCCCCGTTACAAAAATTGCTACGGGAAATAAATTCCTCCCACTTGAAAGTACGGAAGGTATCCTAATGTAGTGCAATACTAACTGTATGATTTGTTTTTCTCAAAAATAAAATGCCAGGAAAAAAGTTATCGGAAAATTAATAGAGCATTCCCAGAGATACATTATTACTTTTTTCCTGCACCAATATGTGTAAATAACCCATGAGAATGTCAAGATTATGACATCTAGCAAATATACTGGCAAATACTTAATTGCAATATTGTCATTATTATGATGCAATAAATGCAATTGGGGAAATTACATACCATCCCTCAACCTTCTCACCCTTGTTTTGCATCAATGATTATCTCAACTGACACCCACATCCCCCACCCACTTCCTTTGGTATATGCAACCTACCGCGACAAACTTACAGACTTGCTTCCCTACATGCCAAATGTCACCTCCATAATTCCTAAATCTCGACGCGAGAACAATGGACTAATTTATACAGTTAATGAGTGGTATGGAGGTGGAGATATTCCCATGGCAGCTAGGGCAATAATTAGTCAAGATATGCTTTCCTGGCTAGAATATAACACTTGGAATGAGGCGGAACAGTCTTTAGAATGGCGAATCGAAACTAAAGCTTTTACTGAAGCTGTGGATTGTCAAGGTAAAAACTATTTCCGGGAAAAAAATGGGGGAACAGTAGTTGAAAGTCGAGGTAAATTAACGATAGACCCGCAAAAAATTCATGGTGCACCTAGCTTTCTTGTAGGTCAAATTGCTCGTGTAGTGGAAGAATTTTTAGGCAGTAAAATTCAACCCAATTTATTACAAATGGGTGAAGGAGTACGGAAGTATTTAGAACGTCAAATTAAAGTTTAAAGTGAGTAGATAAAATGGCAGACGGAACAGTCTTAACCACCTATATGGGTGGATGTCATTGTGGTGCAGTTAGGTTCAGCGTTAAGACTCAAGGCGAAAAGCTTACAGATTGTAATTGCTCAATTTGCCGAAAGAAAGGCTTTTTGCACCTAATTGTCACGAAAGATAAATTTAATTTACTCCAAGGAGAAGATGTCTTAAAAACCTACAAATTTAATACGGGAATTGCTCAACACAAATTTTGTGGAGTTTGTGGGATTCACTCTTTTTATATTCCTCGTAGTCATCCAGATTGTATTGACGTGAATGTTCATTGCTTGGATGAAAATGTCATTGATAATTTCGAGATAGTGGCTTTCGATGGGCAAAATTGGGAAGAGAGTATTCACGAAATCAGATGAAGCTTCATGACACATTATCAACTTCAGCCCCATAGCAGAGAGACGGGGAGAGTTTTGCCGTGATTGCTTCTTGCCACCTTTGGTAAATTCTTTCACCGAAAGTGCGGTGCTTAGTAGAACAAGTAACGCAAAGTTAAGGTTTGTTGTGATTTTCTTGTTTTGTCAAATTAAATTACCTACTGAGATGGGAATAATAAATATATACGAATAACAAAAATTACTAAAATATCAGGTGTATGCCTAGTATCAAAATTATCCGGGCTGCCTTCCGGGAGATCCAAAAGCTCCCCCTCGCTGACTTACAGCGTGTGTATGAAATATTGCAGCGATTAAGCCAAGGAAACGAACGTCAAACTAAACACCTCAAAGGAGTTGAAAACTTGCTACGCACCCGTTGGGGAAAATGGCGAGTGATTTGGCAACGAGAGGATGGAAATAGTATTGTTGTTATTAAAGCGGGTTTACGGGGTGGTGTTTATGATGATGCCTTTGAAAACCGCGATCGCGCATATCCGCATATTGTAGAGGAACTTCTCAACCCTCAAGGAACAGAACTGGCAGAAAATCCTGCGTATCAGTGGAATCACGAGCAGGATACTGATTGGTATAAATTTGTCTATGGTAGTTATCGTTATTCACCAATTTTGACTCACTACCAACGTCTTGTCCTGGATGAACCACTAAAAATTCTCTGTTCTCAATATCAACCTGTGGCAATTCATAAATTTGAAAATGATTCTTGTATCATTGTTCAAAGTGCGCCAGGAACAGGGAAAACTGTATGTGCAACATTGTTTGCATGTGAAGTTCACCGTTCCCATAAATGGAACACAATGTTAATTGTTCCGGAAGCATTACGTCGTGATATCGCCGAATTTTCGGAAGTAAAACAAGCTTTAAAGGAGGAGGATTTTTGGTTAGGAACTCTCCCCCAATGGCTAGGTAAAATTAATCCAGAGTTAAACGATCGTTTGGCTTCACCGCAGCAAGAATTGGAAGCACTCAGAAAAGCGATGAAGTTTACTCGGCAAGATGAGATTAGTAACAGTGATGTTTTGCTATATGAGGCATTTGTTTTAGATGAGGGAAATAAAACCCAAAATAAAAATGTTATGCTTCAGGCAAATACAGCCAGGTTGAACAACTTATTGAAAATTAGTAAAAAGCATTTTTATAAGGCATTATCTTGTAGAATTAGCCGTTTAGATGCAGCGAATATTTTAAAAAAGACCTTAGATATTAATCCTAGTAATGCTGAATGCACTTTGTTAATTGTGGATGAGGCACAAGATTATTTATTAAGTGAACTACAAGCGATTATTTCCGTGTGCAAATCTTGGGCATCTCAGGGACATAGAACCTATTTATGGTTATTGGGTGATTTAAATCAACGGATTCAACCCACTGATTTTACTTGGGGACAGCTACAAATTAAAAACTCAATTGAGTTACTCAGAAATTATCGAAATTCACGGCAAATTTTGGAATTTGCAAATCAATTTTGGGATATTGCTCAGGAAATCACAATTAAGAATAAGTGTAAAGATCTCCCCTTTCCAGCAGATCCGAGTCAAGCTTTTGAAGTTGGTGAAAAAGTTCAATTATTAGAATGTGCAAATAAAACTGAAGCGTTAGCATTTTTGGAAAAATTAGCAGGAGTTTGGGGAGAGGAAGATAAGCAACGTTATTTGTTGCGTGATTTAGCCAAAGCAGTCAAAGTCCTCTCTAACAAAAAACTAGAATCCCATGATAATTTGGTGATTTTGAATGTTGAACATGCCAAAGGTAGGGAATTTGAAGCTTGTGTGGCTTTTTGTTTATTTGAGGGAGTAGGAACCCCATCTTTAGAAGAAAGCTTCCAATGGTATACACTTCTAACAAGAGCGCGATCGCGTTTACTAATTGTAGCCACATCTGCCGAGATTGAGCGTCTTGTAACCAGCGGTTATGATGTTTTGGCAAAATGCGAAAGACTTACGTCACAGCAACTTGATATTTCTCATCAAAAAGCAATTAAATGGATTACTGAGGTTCCCAGCGATGCAGATTTGAGTCAGTTTACAGATGATGTCCAACAACGACTCCTCAAGCGCTGTCAGACAGGTTACTTATACTGGGATACCTATTTAGCATTACAATTTGCCGGATTTGATTCACCAAAACTCTATCAGTGGGAACGGGAAGCAATCAAACTATTGCGAAAACACCCCCATACGCACCTTGCTAGCGAACTAGAGAAAACTCAAAATATACCTTTGCGTTGCTTATTATTACGTGCGATGCAGTCGTCATGGCAAGCTGTAGCAGAAGCTAATAAACTGAAAAACATTGACTTTCCAACCTACGAATATCTCCTAAAAAGCATCGCTAAAGACTTGGAAGCCAAAGGTTTACCCTATGAAGCAGCCAGAGTGCGATCGCAAATTTATCCCGATAGTAATCAAAAAAATTTCCCATTTTGGCAAGAAATTAAAAATTCCCAGCAACCTCTAATTCCTTCCCTTTGTCAAGCATTTACATCACGTCTCCACAACACTTTAGAAAATTATCAATAAATCCATGAAAAATTATACAGATTTAGAGATTGCGAAGCAATTAGAAGAACTTTCGCAAATAATTGAAAAAGGCATCACAGTCGCCAAAGAAGGTATTATTAAAAGCCAGGAAATTCAAACTATTAATCATGAGGATAGTAAAAAATTTGCTAAACTAAAAATTGATATTTTTCACATTGCTGATGAAGTCAGAAAAACATCTCAATTTATCAGTAATTCATCCTCAGATTTTGAGCAGAAAATTATCAATGCCGAAAATATTCGAGATACTCTCACAACACAATTTACTCAGTTTGAAAATCACCAAGCTAAATTAGAAAAATTACATCAAGAACTAGTCACCATCGTCGCCAGGGTTGCTGAAGCTCAAAACCAAATTCAGCAATTTGAACAACATTTACCCGAATTCACCCAAGAACTTCCCCAACGCTTTGCGGAAATAAAACAACTAGCGTCTCAAATAGCTAGTGATAAAACTGTAATTCTCGAATTAGGACAACAAGTTGAACAACAAGCAAATCAAGTTAAGGAAGCTAGCACGAAGATTGAACAGTTACAAGAAATGATTGAGCGAATGGTGCATCAAACTGAATATCAATCATACATAACTAAATTAGAAGCCGAAAATCAAAAATTGACAAATCAAATTCAAACTAACAAACAAGAAATTGAAAGGCTTCAGAAAAAGTTTGAGAACCAATCTAAAAAACAGCAGATATTTCAAAGTTGGTTACTAGGAATTTCCTTGATGATCGCCACTACCCTAGTAGTTGCTATCCTGCATTAAAACTTCTCGATTAACTGATTTAAGTTGATATTCTCGTGATTCTAAAATTGGATATGATTTACCCATAACTTCAACAAAACTAGTCTCAGTCAGGGTCAAGTCATCAAGAGGAATGGCTTTCCACTGTTCACGGGTTTCCCAATATATAACTAAAGTTAACTCTTCAGGCATTTCTGAGTTAACCCATATTTCTTTACTTAAAAAACCTGGATATTTTGCTAGTGTCGCTGTCCAGATTTCTGCATCTTTTTGAAGATATTCTTCTTGTTCTGACAAAGGAACCTTAAACTTTAGTAGCTCGATCACCATAAGCTGAAAGTAATTATATTAACTTTTCTGAATTATACTATTTTGGGGAACATAAATTACCGTTCTAGATCAATTATTATCTTCCAGAAAGGGAAAAACGATAATTTTAATCAGCCATCGTCCCCAACTAATTAAGCGAGGTAACTGGATTGTTTTGCTAGAAAAAGGTAAGGTAAAGTTGCAAGGCTCTATCACAGAATTACAGATGGAACCTGGAGAACATCTGCAATTTTTCAGTTAATTTTGAATTATGTTTTTATATTTATCTAAGTTATTACCGCTTTTTCTGTACCCTTTGGGGTTGGCTTGTGTGCTGCTGGTGGTGGGATTGATATTTTTGCGGAAACGTCCGCGAGTTACGGCTTGGTGTATGGGTTTAGCCCTGATTTTTTTGCTGTTGAGTAGCAATGGTTGGGTGACGCGTTACTTTGTGCGATCGCTTGAATGGCAGAATATACCTGTGGTGGAATTACCCAAGGCTGAAGCGATTGTTGTCTTGGGTGGTGCCACTCGTTCGGCGTTACCTCCCCGCCCTGGTGTAGACTTATCGGAAGCAGGCGATCGCGTAATCTACGCAGCTCAACTTTTCCGTCAAAATAAAGCCCCTAAAATTGTTCTCAGTGGTGGCAGAATTGATTGGCGAGGTAAGGGTACGGCAGAATCTCAAGATATGGCAGATATACTTATATCACTTGGTATCCCTAAAGAGGCA includes:
- a CDS encoding DUF2330 domain-containing protein, whose amino-acid sequence is MKHLKLITSLLITFIITIAFTPAAWAFCGFYVAKADAKLFNQASQVVIARDGNQTVLTMANDFQGEVKDFAIVIPVPTVLKKEEVKVAKAQIIEHLDAFSAPRLVEYFDPDPCTPIPVMAPPSPIGRASEVVNQSANRRERDRALGVTIESRFNVGEYDILILSAKESGGLETWLNRNGYKIPRGAKALLKPYIRQQMKFFVAKVNLDKFEESGYQNLRPLQIAYKSPKFMLPIRLGMINSTSEQDLVAYILSPKGQVEVTNYRTVKIPSDTNIPLFVKAEFTDFYKSMFQTAYTKENKKVAFLEYAWDMGNCDPCSAEPLTNEELQDAGAFWLNQPSEINDPRSFRRPPSNNTFITRLHVRYSRNKFPEDLIFQETSNRESFQGRYVMQHPFTGDLKCQAGKQYKNTLGQRFEKEAQNLAQLTNWNIRDIRQKMKTNGQTTSWLWKL
- a CDS encoding RnfABCDGE type electron transport complex subunit D → MLLKDTRDYQILFLAAFLILGISTRDWTLQPGFIGIAIASSILTQCFCTWLTNYQADIPLNINIRSPLITSLGLSLLLRADHWTTMVLASVSAIASKFIFTKSEISSSSGVFSPTSSVREKAEGKGVESNLHSPCSPWVERSRNLLPAPLPLLTSTKKHFFNPANFGIITALIFTSDAWVSPGQWGDEWWYALLFLGAGGLILRRVGRWDTTAAFLGVYASLEAIRNIWLGWTWDVCIHRLMSGSLLLFALFMVTDPRSIPNSRRGRVIWATCIAVVTFILRNYFFIPSAVFWALFALAPLTVIIDTFCQEKQFNWETDNSSYLSPTSTLHNLSKS
- a CDS encoding GFA family protein codes for the protein MADGTVLTTYMGGCHCGAVRFSVKTQGEKLTDCNCSICRKKGFLHLIVTKDKFNLLQGEDVLKTYKFNTGIAQHKFCGVCGIHSFYIPRSHPDCIDVNVHCLDENVIDNFEIVAFDGQNWEESIHEIR
- a CDS encoding TIGR03792 family protein; protein product: MVIELLKFKVPLSEQEEYLQKDAEIWTATLAKYPGFLSKEIWVNSEMPEELTLVIYWETREQWKAIPLDDLTLTETSFVEVMGKSYPILESREYQLKSVNREVLMQDSNY
- a CDS encoding YdcF family protein, with the translated sequence MFLYLSKLLPLFLYPLGLACVLLVVGLIFLRKRPRVTAWCMGLALIFLLLSSNGWVTRYFVRSLEWQNIPVVELPKAEAIVVLGGATRSALPPRPGVDLSEAGDRVIYAAQLFRQNKAPKIVLSGGRIDWRGKGTAESQDMADILISLGIPKEAILQDPESFNTFENAVNTRKILEKNNIKKVILVTSAIHMPRSLLIFKQQKIDVIPAPTDFLISYGELEELSSTPKSAILNLLPESSNLEKFTSALKEYIGIVVYRLKGWL